The genomic segment CAAACAAGCTTTGTGGACCGTATACGGCACGCATATCAAAAAAGATACTGGCATGCATTAACGCTTTAGGTTCAGGAGAATTTAACCAGCTTTCAAAATGTTTTTGCCATTTATCAAGAGGTAAACGCCATTTAGGGTTTTGCGCCATAATATCCCCGGGGCAATAGACATAACCACATTTATCAAGCCCTTCACAAACCGCATGGGTTAGCGCATTAAAATAACCTTTAGCATGTTCATCAGGTTCATGAGCAAGTAACAATCCATTATCTTGATCAGAACAAGCAGCTTGATCTTGTCTCCCTTGAGAGCCAAATGCTAACCAACAAAAAGCCATCGGCGCAGCCCCTAGAATTTGCTGATTTAACACAATTAGCCTACGAGTTAACGCATCGGTGACTGAAGTTAGCACCCGACCAACTTCTTCAGCTCGCGCATCGGCACTTATGAGGTTTTGCAGTAAAACAGGGATTTGTTTACTGACCTGAATTAAACTAGCAATGTCATGTTGCCGCTCAATTTCTCCTATTAGTAAAAGAGGTTGCGAACTTTGACCACGTAATATATCTGTACTGGTCAAAATGCCGACAGGTTTAGTAACTTCATCATCGTTCACTTCATTCGTCATTATCGGCAAATGGTGAATACCGTGCTCACTCATCAATAGCATGGCTTCGAATACGAGATCGTTTTCAAACAATACTTTGGGATTTGCAGTCATTGCTTGATGCACTGCTAATGTACCGTCAAACCCCTCAGCTAAAACCCGATTTCGCAGGTCTCTATCAGTTAATATCCCGATTAGTTTGCCGTTATCTATCACAAGTACCGACGATACCCTAGCGACACGCATTTTTTTAGCAGCTTCACTTACACTAGCGTAAGCATTAATCGTTAGGGGAACAGGTGACATCAAGCTGTTAATCCGACTCGTCGTTGTTAAATCCTTTGCCTTAAAACGAGCTTGATGGCGTAACCTTTTAGCAAAAGCACGATTAAAAAAGCGATCAAACTCTCGGCTTTCTTTTCTTAAGTAATTAAAGGTTTCAGGGTTTAAGTGATAAACCAGGCTATCTTCGAGAATTTGCACCTGATTACTGACTTTCTCACCCGATAACAAAGATGGAAAACCAAAATAATCCCCTTCTCCAAGTCTATCTAACAACTCACCTCCTTGATCCCGTACTTCAAAGGAACCAGAACGAACAATGTATAGCTGTGGATGAGACTCATCTAACGGGACCGTGCGGCTAGCTTTGCTGTAATAGCCAATAGAGAGTTGCTGACAACATCGAGCTAAGTCTGATGAAGATAAAGAATCAAATGGAATTAACCCACTGATAAATTGTGTGATCGGTTGAAGTTCACTTGCGTCTTTCATAACACTCCATCATTTTCTCACCTCGATGAATTCACTATATGAAAAACCACTGCATGACACTATTCGACTTATGGCCAGTAACTTGATGTAAAATAATGTTTGGTTAAAAACAAAAAGAGCGCCGAAGCGCTCTTTACCGTTCAAGTTCATCTTGTTAGTGATCTTGAGCGCCACCAGCTCCTTTAGGGAAGCGAATAGACTCAACCATCTCAACAACATCTTGTGGTACATCTTTAGTCACTTTACTAACAGCGAATGCGACACCAAAGTTAATGAACATACCTACCATACCGAATCCTTCAGGTGAAATACCTAAGAACCAGTTATCGCTGACGTTAGCTGCAGGGTTCACGAATTTGAAGTAAACGATATAACCAGCAGTAAACAGTAGACCCGTTAACATACCAGCAATTGCCCCTTCCTTATTCACAGTCTTAGAGAAGATACCCATAATAATTGCTGGGAATAATGACGATGCAGCCAGACCGAATGCAATCGCAACAACCGCAGCCACAAAGCCTGGAGGATTAATCCCGAAGTAACCCGCCATGACAACACCTAACGCTGCGGCAATTCGGGCATACTTAAGCTCCTCTTTATCAGAAATATTGGGCATTAAATTTTTCTTCA from the Shewanella japonica genome contains:
- a CDS encoding DUF294 nucleotidyltransferase-like domain-containing protein, which codes for MKDASELQPITQFISGLIPFDSLSSSDLARCCQQLSIGYYSKASRTVPLDESHPQLYIVRSGSFEVRDQGGELLDRLGEGDYFGFPSLLSGEKVSNQVQILEDSLVYHLNPETFNYLRKESREFDRFFNRAFAKRLRHQARFKAKDLTTTSRINSLMSPVPLTINAYASVSEAAKKMRVARVSSVLVIDNGKLIGILTDRDLRNRVLAEGFDGTLAVHQAMTANPKVLFENDLVFEAMLLMSEHGIHHLPIMTNEVNDDEVTKPVGILTSTDILRGQSSQPLLLIGEIERQHDIASLIQVSKQIPVLLQNLISADARAEEVGRVLTSVTDALTRRLIVLNQQILGAAPMAFCWLAFGSQGRQDQAACSDQDNGLLLAHEPDEHAKGYFNALTHAVCEGLDKCGYVYCPGDIMAQNPKWRLPLDKWQKHFESWLNSPEPKALMHASIFFDMRAVYGPQSLFDQLQSHVLERTKDNDIFLAGMAGNSLVESPPLGFFRKFVLERDGSEVKGMDLKHKGVALINDIARVYALSAGIAEVNTPKRIRALMDANIINRKDALNLADALEFIAHMRLSNQGEQYTSQQNVTNYLKPQQMSSLMRHQLRDAFKVVHDAQSGLRMKFMRSF